One Tomitella gaofuii DNA segment encodes these proteins:
- a CDS encoding succinic semialdehyde dehydrogenase, protein MPAPTKETFARLATLVAIDAADQRPTRDITEVFTGRTLATIPVGTADDARAAVDRARVAQRLWSRRSPAQRAEVFFRYHDLVLAHRDALMDMAQAETGKSRASALEEVLDIAMTARYYASTGPKTLKSRRVPGMIPGATKTQVHYQPKGVVGVISPWNYPMTLAVSDAVAALMAGNAVVLKPDSQTPYCALACVELLYRAGLPRDLFAVVPGPGSVVGTELVETTDYLMFTGSTATGKHLAEQAGRRLIGYSAELGGKNPMIVTAGADLGKVADAATRACFSNSGQLCISIERIYVEQAVADEFTRVLGKRVQAMKLGAGYGFGVEMGSMISKSQLETVTHHVEDAVAKGATVVAGGTARPDLGPLFFEPTLLTGVTEDMECAAGETFGPLVSIYPVTDVEDAIARANDTAYGLNASVWAGSEAEGEAIARRLRAGTVNVNEGYAPAWGSTAAPMGGMGDSGVGRRHGADGLLKYTEPQTVATQRVTGMAGPAWMPPKAWAKALPVAIKALSYVPGR, encoded by the coding sequence ATGCCCGCGCCCACCAAGGAGACGTTCGCGCGTCTCGCCACGCTCGTCGCCATCGACGCAGCAGATCAGCGGCCCACGAGGGACATCACGGAAGTGTTCACGGGCCGCACGCTCGCCACGATCCCCGTCGGCACGGCGGACGACGCCCGCGCCGCGGTGGACCGTGCCCGGGTGGCACAGCGGCTGTGGTCCCGGCGCAGCCCCGCGCAGCGCGCGGAGGTGTTCTTCCGCTACCACGATCTGGTCCTGGCCCACCGCGACGCGCTGATGGACATGGCGCAGGCGGAGACGGGCAAGTCGCGCGCCTCCGCGCTCGAGGAGGTCCTCGACATCGCGATGACCGCCCGCTACTACGCGAGCACGGGACCGAAGACCCTGAAGAGCCGCAGGGTGCCGGGCATGATCCCCGGCGCCACCAAGACGCAGGTGCACTACCAGCCCAAGGGCGTGGTGGGTGTGATCTCGCCGTGGAACTACCCGATGACGCTGGCCGTGTCCGACGCGGTCGCAGCGCTCATGGCCGGCAATGCCGTCGTGCTCAAGCCGGACAGCCAGACGCCCTACTGCGCGCTGGCGTGCGTGGAGCTGCTCTACCGTGCAGGGCTGCCGCGCGACCTGTTCGCGGTGGTCCCCGGGCCGGGGTCCGTGGTGGGCACCGAGCTGGTCGAGACCACCGACTACCTCATGTTCACCGGCTCCACCGCCACCGGCAAGCACCTGGCGGAGCAGGCCGGCCGGCGGCTCATCGGGTATTCGGCGGAGCTGGGCGGCAAGAACCCCATGATCGTCACCGCGGGTGCGGACCTGGGCAAGGTGGCGGACGCGGCCACCCGCGCGTGCTTCTCCAACTCGGGGCAGCTGTGCATCTCAATCGAGCGCATCTACGTGGAGCAGGCAGTGGCCGACGAGTTCACGCGCGTGCTGGGCAAGCGGGTGCAGGCGATGAAGCTGGGCGCCGGGTACGGCTTCGGCGTCGAAATGGGCAGCATGATCTCCAAGAGCCAGCTCGAGACCGTCACCCACCACGTGGAGGACGCCGTGGCCAAGGGCGCCACGGTGGTCGCGGGCGGCACGGCGCGCCCGGACCTGGGCCCGCTGTTCTTCGAGCCCACCCTGCTCACCGGGGTCACCGAGGACATGGAGTGCGCCGCGGGCGAGACCTTCGGGCCGCTCGTGTCGATCTACCCGGTGACCGACGTCGAGGATGCGATCGCGCGGGCCAACGACACCGCCTACGGCCTCAACGCCAGCGTGTGGGCCGGGTCGGAGGCGGAGGGCGAGGCCATCGCCCGGCGCCTGCGCGCCGGCACGGTCAACGTCAACGAGGGCTACGCGCCCGCCTGGGGCAGCACGGCGGCTCCGATGGGCGGCATGGGCGATTCCGGCGTGGGGCGTCGGCACGGGGCTGACGGTCTGCTCAAGTACACCGAGCCGCAGACGGTGGCCACGCAGCGGGTGACGGGCATGGCGGGCCCGGCGTGGATGCCGCCCAAGGCGTGGGCCAAGGCGCTGCCGGTGGCCATCAAGGCGCTGAGCTACGTGCCCGGACGGTAG